One window of the Synergistaceae bacterium genome contains the following:
- a CDS encoding trehalose-6-phosphate synthase: MKPKDRMLIVSNRLPVALSTEEGKLAGRPASGGLVNALSPVLKNKGGVWAGWPGTLQEVSPSALSGILRRVSAESGYRLLPVNLTKEDLDSFYSGFSNSVLWPLFHDLQGRCDFNPSYWDGYMTANEKFSKVLLRHVKEGDFVWVNDYHLIPLGGMLRARRPGLKASFFLHIPFPNVDIFMKMPQRKRILSQLTHYSFVGFQTMRDRRNFLDCLKIFYPEMKASGRGNVVRVRKKDEVFLVGAVPISIDFRSFSALASSKSVISRSHEIRKEISADRYILGVDRLDYSKGIPERLRGFQRFLQLHPEQRGRVSMMQVVVPSRESVGEYLDLKQEIELLISRVNGEYSTTGWVPVHWRYGTVPREELAALYRGADMALVTSLKDGMNLVCKEYCACKTDADGVLVLSEFAGAAIQLANGALLVNPYDVDAVASAIVEGLTMDEGERKRRMRGLRKSIARNDVFRWVDDFLRASVGKKLSEFPEEEASAMWPGLESDGE, from the coding sequence ATGAAACCAAAAGATCGCATGTTGATCGTATCCAATCGCCTTCCGGTCGCCCTTTCGACCGAGGAGGGAAAACTCGCGGGGAGGCCCGCGTCTGGAGGGCTGGTCAACGCGCTCAGCCCGGTGCTGAAGAACAAGGGAGGCGTGTGGGCCGGCTGGCCGGGGACCCTGCAGGAGGTGTCTCCCTCCGCTCTGAGCGGAATCCTCAGGCGGGTGTCCGCCGAGAGCGGCTACAGGCTTCTACCAGTGAATCTCACCAAGGAGGACCTGGACTCCTTCTACTCCGGGTTCTCGAACTCCGTTCTGTGGCCTCTTTTTCACGATCTCCAGGGGAGGTGCGACTTCAACCCCTCCTACTGGGACGGCTACATGACCGCCAACGAGAAGTTCTCCAAGGTCCTGCTGAGGCACGTGAAGGAGGGCGACTTCGTCTGGGTCAACGACTATCACCTCATCCCGCTCGGAGGGATGCTGCGCGCGAGGAGGCCCGGCCTGAAGGCCTCGTTCTTCCTGCACATCCCGTTTCCAAACGTGGACATCTTCATGAAGATGCCGCAGAGAAAGAGAATCCTGTCGCAGCTTACCCACTACTCGTTCGTGGGCTTTCAGACCATGAGGGACAGGAGAAACTTTCTCGACTGCCTCAAGATCTTCTACCCGGAAATGAAGGCATCCGGCAGAGGGAACGTGGTGCGGGTTCGCAAGAAGGACGAGGTCTTCCTGGTGGGCGCGGTTCCGATAAGCATAGACTTTCGCTCCTTCTCGGCCCTGGCATCTTCAAAGAGCGTCATCTCACGCTCTCATGAGATCCGGAAGGAGATATCCGCAGACAGGTATATACTAGGGGTCGACCGTCTGGACTACTCTAAGGGGATCCCCGAGAGGCTCAGGGGTTTTCAGCGTTTCCTTCAGCTTCATCCGGAGCAGAGGGGGAGGGTCAGCATGATGCAGGTGGTGGTCCCGAGCAGGGAGTCCGTCGGGGAATATTTGGATCTTAAACAGGAGATAGAGCTGCTGATAAGCAGGGTCAACGGAGAGTACTCCACGACCGGCTGGGTCCCGGTTCACTGGCGCTACGGCACCGTGCCTCGCGAGGAGCTGGCGGCTCTCTACCGGGGGGCGGACATGGCCTTGGTGACGTCCCTGAAGGACGGCATGAACCTCGTGTGCAAGGAGTACTGCGCCTGCAAGACCGATGCGGACGGGGTGCTGGTCCTCAGCGAGTTCGCGGGTGCGGCCATTCAGCTCGCGAATGGGGCGCTCCTGGTCAACCCGTACGATGTCGACGCGGTAGCCTCGGCGATCGTGGAGGGGCTGACCATGGATGAGGGGGAGAGGAAGCGCCGAATGCGCGGCCTGAGAAAATCCATAGCCAGGAACGACGTATTTCGCTGGGTGGACGACTTTCTTCGAGCTTCGGTCGGCAAGAAGCTGTCCGAGTTCCCCGAGGAAGAAGCTTCTGCCATGTGGCCCGGGCTCGAGAGCGACGGAGAGTAG
- the otsB gene encoding trehalose-phosphatase → MDLTDRSSFEEATGRFFSSFKGVKPLLVSDYDGTLAPFRKERDEATPLPPVRRALRAILDAGGDLVILSGRRATEVASLLNLPVEVWGCHGCEKLGVDGVLERPTLLREDSLALESMARELSKFPTGAVERKPVSVALHWRGRESVKDAYDEVSAHLALEAGRAGLEVLPFNGGIEYRLSRCTKGRAMERILMERKRGTPVCYLGDDVTDEDAFRVLRGRGLGVLVAGRSVGTAAELRIDPDNVEAFLHLWRYALTRSGAERG, encoded by the coding sequence ATGGATCTGACGGACCGATCCTCTTTCGAGGAGGCCACCGGGCGCTTCTTTTCGTCTTTCAAGGGTGTAAAGCCTCTTCTGGTCAGCGACTATGACGGCACCCTGGCACCGTTCAGAAAGGAGAGGGACGAGGCGACTCCTCTTCCTCCTGTCAGGAGGGCTCTTCGAGCGATCCTGGACGCGGGGGGCGATCTTGTGATCCTCTCCGGCAGAAGGGCAACGGAGGTGGCATCCTTGCTGAATCTTCCCGTGGAGGTATGGGGGTGTCACGGGTGTGAGAAGCTGGGCGTGGACGGAGTGCTGGAGAGGCCGACCCTTCTTCGGGAGGACTCTCTCGCCCTGGAGTCGATGGCCCGGGAGCTGTCAAAATTTCCCACCGGGGCCGTCGAGAGAAAACCGGTCTCGGTCGCCCTGCACTGGCGAGGAAGAGAGAGTGTGAAGGACGCCTACGACGAAGTGTCGGCCCATCTGGCCCTGGAGGCGGGGCGGGCGGGACTGGAGGTCCTTCCGTTCAACGGCGGGATCGAATATCGGCTCTCGCGGTGCACGAAGGGCAGGGCGATGGAGCGGATTCTAATGGAGCGAAAAAGAGGCACTCCGGTCTGCTATCTGGGCGACGACGTCACGGACGAGGACGCGTTCAGGGTCCTTCGGGGACGCGGGCTCGGTGTCCTGGTCGCCGGCCGGTCGGTCGGGACTGCGGCGGAGTTGCGGATCGACCCGGACAACGTGGAGGCTTTCCTCCATCTATGGAGGTACGCGCTGACGAGGAGCGGCGCCGAACGGGGGTAG
- a CDS encoding glycosyltransferase codes for MTDMLERYAGVVGSHAMDSLRVIAEMLGGKKIVHVNSTKEGGGVAEILSSMIPLSKELGLDVAWEVIDGDPDFFACTKTLHNSLQGMPGGLSEGHVEAYMEANKRNAGRLGGLLEEADYVFIHDPQPAALLGMLPNRRGKWIWRCHIDVSSPNRSVWRFVKKQVEGYDASIFSLPDFAQPLPHPRHLITPSIDPLSEKNVKLTRGEIARVYRRLDVPLDKPVVLQVSRFDRFKDPLGVIESFRIAREHVDLRLVLAGGGATDDPESGEVLAEVQSAAEQDPDVHVLLLPSDAHRTINALQSGASVVMQKSTKEGFGLTVTEALWKKKPVIGGDVGGIRLQIIDRFNGFRVRSPQGAAMRIRYLLAHRSKRDRMGANARQYVLENFLITSQLRRYLSLLIALDSPGGDWERWI; via the coding sequence ATGACCGACATGCTTGAGAGATACGCGGGGGTGGTCGGCTCTCACGCGATGGACAGTCTGAGAGTCATCGCCGAAATGCTCGGGGGAAAGAAGATCGTGCACGTGAACTCCACCAAGGAGGGAGGAGGGGTGGCGGAGATTCTCTCCTCTATGATTCCTCTTTCAAAGGAGTTGGGGCTCGACGTTGCGTGGGAGGTCATAGACGGGGATCCGGACTTCTTCGCCTGCACGAAGACGCTGCACAACTCGCTCCAGGGCATGCCCGGCGGGCTCTCCGAGGGGCACGTGGAGGCCTACATGGAGGCGAACAAGCGAAATGCCGGCAGGCTGGGCGGCCTGCTGGAGGAGGCGGACTATGTCTTCATCCACGATCCTCAACCAGCCGCTCTGCTGGGGATGCTCCCCAACAGGAGGGGGAAATGGATATGGCGCTGCCACATCGACGTCAGCTCTCCGAACCGCTCCGTGTGGCGCTTCGTGAAAAAGCAGGTAGAGGGGTACGACGCCTCCATCTTCTCTCTGCCCGATTTCGCCCAGCCTCTGCCTCACCCCCGGCATCTCATCACTCCGAGCATCGACCCGCTGAGCGAGAAGAACGTCAAGCTGACCCGGGGAGAGATCGCCAGGGTCTACAGGAGGCTGGATGTGCCCCTGGACAAGCCGGTGGTCCTGCAGGTGTCGCGCTTCGACAGATTCAAGGACCCTCTCGGGGTCATAGAGAGCTTCAGGATAGCCCGCGAGCATGTAGACCTCCGCCTCGTCCTCGCGGGAGGCGGGGCGACGGACGATCCCGAGTCGGGCGAGGTCCTCGCAGAGGTGCAGAGCGCCGCGGAGCAGGACCCGGATGTCCACGTGCTCTTGCTCCCCTCGGACGCTCACAGGACGATCAACGCCCTTCAGTCCGGGGCTTCGGTGGTGATGCAGAAGTCCACCAAGGAGGGGTTCGGCCTGACAGTGACCGAGGCCCTGTGGAAGAAGAAGCCCGTCATAGGCGGCGATGTCGGTGGAATCCGGCTTCAGATCATCGACCGGTTCAACGGCTTCCGCGTCCGATCTCCCCAGGGGGCCGCGATGAGAATCAGATACTTGCTGGCCCACAGATCGAAGAGGGATCGCATGGGAGCCAACGCTCGCCAGTACGTCCTGGAGAACTTCCTTATAACGAGTCAACTCAGGCGCTATCTCTCGCTGCTGATAGCGCTGGACTCCCCCGGAGGGGATTGGGAGAGATGGATCTGA
- the secF gene encoding protein translocase subunit SecF — protein MKGFYIDFMKYRKATLLFSLICVLASFGLLLFRGLNLGIDFTGGNVVQVEFPAAVSVGEVRNILASIGQDGAIIQAYSDVAVIIRTGVGDDQTRVAVVDALRAKYPDMHVVGIEKVGPVVGAELRKEAMIALGLSLAGILVYISVRFQFRFAVVSVLALMHDAIITLGVFSLTGMEVSSSFIAAILTIVGYSINNSIVVLDRVRENWNTLRSDGIITLLNKSINETLSRTINTSLTTLLPLVALFLWGGNVLRIFSFALLIGITAGTYSSIYMVAGMLAGWWEKSPQRA, from the coding sequence ATGAAAGGTTTTTACATTGATTTCATGAAGTACCGCAAGGCTACGTTGCTGTTCAGCCTTATCTGCGTCCTGGCGAGCTTCGGGCTGCTCCTCTTCAGGGGGCTGAACCTCGGGATAGACTTCACCGGCGGCAACGTGGTGCAAGTCGAGTTCCCAGCCGCCGTCTCCGTGGGCGAAGTGCGCAATATCCTTGCGTCGATTGGACAGGATGGGGCCATAATCCAGGCCTACAGCGATGTGGCAGTGATAATCCGAACCGGCGTGGGCGACGATCAGACCAGGGTCGCGGTGGTGGATGCTCTACGCGCGAAGTACCCGGATATGCATGTGGTCGGAATAGAGAAGGTGGGCCCGGTGGTAGGCGCCGAGCTAAGGAAAGAGGCCATGATCGCGCTCGGTCTCTCCCTCGCAGGCATACTGGTGTACATCTCCGTGCGCTTCCAGTTCCGCTTCGCGGTGGTCAGCGTGCTCGCCCTGATGCACGACGCTATCATCACCCTGGGGGTATTCAGTCTCACCGGCATGGAGGTCTCCTCGTCGTTCATCGCAGCGATACTGACGATTGTTGGCTACTCGATCAACAATTCGATCGTCGTGCTGGACAGGGTGCGCGAGAACTGGAATACGTTGAGGAGCGACGGAATTATCACGCTGCTCAACAAATCGATCAACGAGACCCTCTCACGGACCATCAACACATCCTTGACCACCCTGCTACCTCTGGTCGCCCTCTTTCTGTGGGGAGGGAACGTCCTGCGCATCTTCTCATTCGCGCTGCTGATAGGCATCACCGCGGGGACGTACAGCTCTATCTACATGGTTGCGGGCATGCTCGCCGGCTGGTGGGAGAAGTCGCCTCAGAGGGCGTAG